The Deinococcus humi genome has a segment encoding these proteins:
- a CDS encoding NAD-dependent epimerase/dehydratase family protein translates to MPGAGLFALSLSGPVLVLGARGFLGTQIVADLRAAGQTVRVTPPGDLTSATRADWDGFLGEVSGVINAAGRTVGTPGELTRANALLPARVLEEVARVNVKLVHLASAAEYGAVPEGHASHEDDPARPLSPYGASKLAGTVLIEEAVRSGRVQAVALRVTNPLGAGIGAGTLPGRAARELAQAARDGQDTVRFGPLGARRDFVDARDAARAALHALTSDLSGVVNVGSGEARPVRDLVDGLVTLTGFRGQILEDAPGSPRSGDVPYQRADVSRLLDSGFTLQYRFRDSLAALLCELHPAGERSAVLG, encoded by the coding sequence ATGCCTGGCGCTGGCCTCTTCGCCCTCTCCCTGTCTGGTCCGGTGCTGGTGCTGGGCGCACGCGGCTTTCTGGGTACGCAGATCGTGGCTGACTTGAGGGCGGCCGGGCAGACGGTACGCGTCACCCCGCCGGGCGATCTGACCTCGGCCACCCGTGCCGATTGGGACGGTTTTCTGGGCGAGGTCTCGGGCGTGATCAATGCCGCCGGACGCACCGTGGGCACCCCTGGCGAACTGACCCGCGCCAACGCCCTGCTGCCCGCCCGGGTGCTGGAGGAGGTGGCGCGGGTGAACGTGAAGCTGGTCCATCTGGCGTCCGCCGCGGAGTACGGCGCGGTGCCGGAGGGCCACGCCTCGCATGAGGACGATCCGGCCCGGCCCCTGTCCCCCTACGGCGCGTCCAAGCTGGCCGGAACCGTTCTGATTGAGGAGGCCGTCCGCAGCGGGCGGGTCCAGGCTGTGGCGCTCAGGGTGACCAACCCGCTGGGCGCGGGCATCGGTGCCGGAACCCTGCCGGGCCGCGCCGCCCGCGAGTTGGCCCAGGCCGCACGAGACGGTCAGGACACGGTGCGCTTCGGCCCGCTGGGCGCGCGGCGTGATTTCGTGGATGCCAGGGACGCCGCCCGCGCCGCCCTGCATGCCCTGACCTCGGACCTGAGCGGTGTGGTCAACGTGGGCAGCGGTGAGGCCCGCCCCGTGCGCGATCTGGTCGATGGACTGGTGACCCTGACGGGCTTCCGGGGCCAGATTCTGGAAGACGCGCCGGGCAGTCCGCGCAGCGGCGATGTGCCGTACCAGCGGGCTGACGTCTCGCGGCTGCTGGACAGCGGCTTCACGCTTCAATACCGCTTTCGGGACTCTCTGGCTGCGCTGCTGTGCGAGCTGCACCCGGCTGGGGAACGGTCCGCCGTGCTGGGCTGA
- a CDS encoding nucleotidyltransferase family protein: MHAVILAGGKGTRLRPYTTCVPKPLVPIGDTYSILEIVLHQLRVHGFTSVTLAVGHMGHLIRAFVGDGSRYGLTVDYTDEETPLGTIGPVLNVLDDLPEHFLVMNGDVLTNLNYGTFLQRHIQSDRPVTVATYNREIKSEFGVLDINEASNQIVAFREKPTVHFQVSMGIYAVTRETLRAYTPGQVLGFDTLMLDLLAAQQFPGSDLFGGYWLDIGRPEDYDMANREWEEMSAILLPHLTLSAAD; this comes from the coding sequence ATGCACGCAGTTATCCTGGCCGGAGGAAAAGGCACCCGCCTGCGCCCCTACACCACCTGCGTCCCCAAGCCGCTTGTGCCCATCGGGGACACCTACTCGATTCTGGAAATCGTGCTGCACCAGCTGCGCGTGCACGGCTTCACCTCGGTGACGCTGGCGGTGGGGCACATGGGTCACCTGATCCGCGCCTTCGTGGGCGACGGCAGCCGTTACGGCCTGACCGTGGACTACACCGACGAGGAAACCCCGCTGGGCACCATCGGCCCGGTGCTGAACGTGCTGGACGATCTGCCCGAGCATTTTCTGGTCATGAACGGCGACGTGCTCACCAATCTGAATTACGGCACCTTCCTGCAGCGTCACATCCAGTCGGACCGCCCGGTGACAGTGGCAACGTACAACCGCGAGATCAAGAGTGAATTCGGTGTGCTGGACATCAACGAGGCCAGCAACCAGATCGTCGCGTTCCGCGAGAAGCCCACGGTGCATTTTCAGGTCAGCATGGGCATCTACGCCGTCACCCGCGAGACCCTGCGCGCCTACACGCCGGGACAGGTGCTGGGCTTCGACACATTGATGCTGGACCTGCTGGCGGCCCAGCAGTTTCCCGGCAGCGACCTGTTCGGCGGTTACTGGCTGGACATCGGTCGCCCGGAGGACTACGACATGGCCAACCGCGAGTGGGAGGAAATGTCGGCGATCCTGCTGCCGCACCTGACGCTGAGCGCCGCCGATTAA
- a CDS encoding SDR family NAD(P)-dependent oxidoreductase, producing MTQTTLPRPIAPTSSQRPLVAVTGADGFIGSHLTEELVRAGYRVRAMAIYNSQGSYGWLDTVSAETMQHVEVQLGDVRDAGSVRALMRDAQTVYHLAALIAIPYSYVAPRSYVETNITGTLNVLEAARDLGTGRVVHTSTSEVYGTARTAPIHETHPLQGQSPYSATKIGADKLAESYHLSFGLPVVTLRPFNTYGPRQSARAVIPTIISQVAAGRREIRLGDLRPTRDFNYVADTARAFRAVGEAGSEVLGRTLNAGSGREITVGDTVKLIGQVMGADLNVTQEDQRLRPEGSEVMRLLADHTELSTLTGWQPEVTLEEGLKRTAEWFTNPINLARYRVDQYTV from the coding sequence ATGACCCAGACCACCCTGCCCCGCCCCATCGCCCCCACCTCTTCCCAGCGCCCGCTGGTGGCCGTGACCGGCGCGGACGGTTTTATCGGCTCGCACCTGACCGAAGAACTGGTCCGTGCGGGCTACCGCGTGCGGGCCATGGCGATCTACAATTCGCAGGGTTCGTACGGCTGGCTGGACACCGTCTCTGCCGAGACCATGCAACACGTGGAGGTGCAGCTGGGCGACGTGCGCGACGCAGGCAGCGTGCGGGCGCTGATGCGGGACGCGCAGACCGTGTACCATCTGGCCGCCCTGATCGCCATTCCGTACTCCTACGTTGCGCCCCGCTCGTACGTGGAAACCAACATCACCGGGACCTTGAACGTGCTGGAGGCGGCCCGCGATCTGGGCACCGGGCGCGTCGTCCACACCTCGACCTCCGAGGTTTACGGCACCGCGCGCACCGCGCCCATCCACGAAACGCATCCCTTGCAGGGCCAGTCCCCGTACTCGGCCACCAAGATCGGGGCGGACAAGCTCGCCGAGAGTTACCACCTGAGCTTCGGGCTGCCGGTGGTCACCTTACGGCCCTTCAACACCTACGGCCCGCGCCAGTCGGCCCGCGCGGTGATTCCCACCATCATCAGCCAGGTGGCGGCAGGACGGCGCGAGATCAGACTGGGCGACCTGCGCCCCACCCGCGACTTCAACTATGTCGCTGACACCGCCCGCGCCTTCCGCGCAGTGGGCGAGGCAGGCAGTGAAGTGCTGGGCCGCACCCTGAACGCCGGATCGGGGCGTGAAATCACCGTGGGCGATACCGTGAAATTGATCGGCCAGGTCATGGGCGCGGACCTGAACGTGACCCAGGAAGACCAGCGCCTGCGCCCCGAGGGGAGCGAGGTGATGCGTCTGCTGGCGGACCACACCGAACTGAGCACGCTGACCGGTTGGCAGCCTGAAGTGACGCTGGAAGAGGGCCTGAAGCGAACTGCCGAGTGGTTCACCAACCCCATCAATCTGGCCCGCTACCGCGTCGATCAGTACACAGTCTGA
- the pelF gene encoding GT4 family glycosyltransferase PelF, with protein sequence MTVATQTRAPHIALYTEGTYPQAHGGVSVWVDQLVRGLDDHQFAVQAISGLPFTRAAVPMPENVSFTQVPLWGAPPPAPARPDAARRREVEEAYLAVLDGLCTLDLDLFGAGLQMLSGLGQRGGFTALLDTPRLARLTLDTWAGHATRQALGRQRDDARLPLPTVADALDAQTWLEHALRPLGHPAPQAQVGHAVSNGFAGLLALHGLWSHNTPFVLTEHGVYLRERYMEFRRSAYSSGFKGLLLRFYRLLCSLVYREATLVLPGSHYNRRWEERLGAHPDKIHCVYNGIDPEIFPPAEQEPVESVVSWVGRIDPLKDIETLIRAFDLVRRRNAGAQLRLFGGTPAGNEDYLFRCQSLTQQLNLTEHVTFEGRIDDITDAYRAGQVVALTSVSEGFPYTVIEAMAMGRPPVATRVGGVPEAVGDAGLIVRPRDVMGVASALTRLLDDAPLRARLGRAARERVMELFTLDGCLDAYRRAYPLVIAGEAWQ encoded by the coding sequence ATGACTGTTGCCACCCAGACCAGGGCTCCTCACATCGCGCTGTACACCGAGGGCACCTATCCCCAGGCCCACGGCGGCGTCAGCGTGTGGGTCGATCAGCTGGTGCGGGGTCTGGACGATCACCAGTTTGCGGTGCAGGCCATTTCTGGCCTCCCGTTTACGCGCGCGGCCGTGCCGATGCCAGAGAATGTGAGCTTCACGCAGGTGCCGCTGTGGGGTGCGCCGCCACCCGCGCCCGCCCGCCCGGACGCCGCCCGCCGCCGCGAGGTCGAGGAAGCCTATTTAGCAGTGCTGGACGGACTGTGCACGTTGGACCTGGACCTGTTCGGTGCGGGCCTGCAGATGCTCAGTGGCCTGGGCCAGCGTGGGGGGTTCACGGCCCTGCTGGACACGCCACGGCTGGCCCGCTTGACCCTGGACACCTGGGCCGGTCACGCCACGCGGCAGGCGCTGGGCCGCCAGCGCGACGACGCCCGCCTGCCGCTGCCCACCGTGGCCGATGCCTTGGATGCCCAGACGTGGCTGGAACACGCGCTGCGCCCATTGGGCCACCCCGCCCCCCAGGCCCAGGTGGGGCACGCCGTCAGCAACGGCTTTGCCGGCCTGCTGGCGCTCCACGGCCTGTGGTCACACAACACCCCCTTCGTGCTGACCGAACACGGCGTGTACCTGCGCGAGCGTTACATGGAGTTTCGTCGCAGCGCCTACAGTTCCGGTTTCAAGGGCCTGCTCCTGCGCTTCTACCGCCTGCTGTGCAGCCTGGTCTACCGTGAGGCCACCCTGGTGCTGCCGGGCTCGCACTACAACCGCCGTTGGGAGGAGCGTCTGGGAGCACATCCCGACAAGATTCACTGCGTGTACAACGGCATCGATCCCGAGATCTTCCCGCCCGCTGAGCAGGAGCCGGTGGAGAGCGTGGTGAGCTGGGTGGGGCGCATCGATCCCCTCAAGGACATCGAGACGCTGATCCGCGCCTTCGATCTGGTGCGCCGCCGCAACGCTGGCGCGCAACTGCGACTGTTTGGCGGCACCCCGGCGGGCAACGAGGACTACCTGTTCCGGTGTCAGAGTCTGACCCAGCAACTGAACCTGACCGAGCACGTGACCTTCGAGGGCCGCATCGACGACATCACCGACGCCTACCGCGCTGGGCAGGTGGTGGCCCTGACCAGCGTCAGCGAGGGCTTTCCCTACACCGTGATCGAGGCGATGGCGATGGGCCGCCCGCCGGTGGCGACCCGCGTGGGCGGCGTGCCCGAGGCGGTGGGCGACGCCGGATTGATCGTGCGCCCGCGCGATGTGATGGGCGTGGCGAGCGCCCTGACCCGGCTGCTGGACGACGCGCCGCTGCGCGCCCGCCTGGGCCGCGCCGCCCGCGAGCGAGTCATGGAACTGTTCACGCTGGACGGCTGCCTGGACGCCTACCGACGGGCCTACCCGCTGGTCATCGCCGGGGAGGCCTGGCAGTGA
- a CDS encoding cysteine protease StiP domain-containing protein, with protein sequence MTQLQTLCHTFDPADVIVHLRPARPRLVDLVEKEKLLRQGVSYGQLLTPETRPSAVQLAAYRDALERNGPRMAALIASLTTQLLAQVPQPALVSLARAGTPVGCAMTRFARRRGASLPHHTLSIIRGSGIDQEALRQVQRAHPGATLVFVDGWTGKGSIAGTLASSLPAGVPPLLAVLSDPAGVADFAATHDDLLLPHAVLNATVSGLLSRTFVEEGRDSGQQLHGVRTEDHLRADDVTGAYLAALDSFDRAADQPLDPGPRPVRPYDAVLALAASVGVHDPHLVKPGVGEATRVFLRRQPAGLLLRDAAHPDTRHLNELARAAGIPVTLHPELPYLAAALIAPGPRTTEDA encoded by the coding sequence ATGACGCAGCTCCAGACCCTCTGTCACACCTTTGACCCCGCCGACGTGATCGTGCATCTGCGCCCCGCCAGACCCAGACTGGTAGACCTTGTCGAGAAGGAGAAGTTGCTGCGCCAAGGGGTGTCCTATGGTCAGCTTCTGACTCCCGAAACCCGGCCCAGCGCAGTACAACTGGCTGCCTACCGGGACGCCCTGGAGCGCAATGGCCCGCGCATGGCCGCGCTGATTGCCAGTCTGACCACGCAGCTGCTGGCGCAGGTGCCGCAGCCGGCGCTGGTCTCGCTGGCCCGCGCAGGCACGCCGGTGGGCTGCGCCATGACCCGCTTCGCGCGGCGGCGGGGAGCGAGCCTTCCACATCACACCCTGAGCATCATCCGGGGCAGCGGCATCGATCAGGAGGCGCTGCGCCAGGTGCAACGGGCACATCCGGGAGCCACACTGGTCTTTGTGGACGGCTGGACCGGCAAGGGCAGCATCGCCGGGACGCTGGCCTCAAGTCTGCCCGCAGGCGTGCCGCCGCTCCTGGCCGTCCTGAGCGACCCGGCAGGCGTGGCGGATTTTGCCGCCACCCATGACGATCTGCTGCTGCCGCACGCCGTCCTGAACGCCACGGTCAGCGGGCTGCTCAGCCGCACCTTCGTGGAGGAGGGAAGGGACAGCGGCCAGCAATTACATGGTGTCCGCACCGAGGATCATCTGCGTGCCGACGACGTCACGGGGGCGTATCTGGCTGCGCTGGACAGCTTTGACAGGGCTGCAGACCAGCCACTGGACCCCGGCCCCCGGCCCGTGCGTCCCTACGACGCGGTACTGGCACTGGCCGCCAGTGTGGGCGTCCATGATCCGCATCTGGTCAAACCTGGCGTGGGCGAGGCCACCCGCGTTTTTCTGCGCCGTCAGCCGGCCGGGCTGCTGCTGCGCGACGCCGCGCACCCGGACACCCGACACCTGAATGAACTGGCCCGCGCAGCAGGCATTCCCGTCACCCTGCATCCTGAGCTGCCGTACCTGGCGGCGGCGCTGATCGCTCCCGGCCCGCGCACCACAGAGGACGCATGA